One genomic region from Hirundo rustica isolate bHirRus1 chromosome 5, bHirRus1.pri.v3, whole genome shotgun sequence encodes:
- the COQ2 gene encoding 4-hydroxybenzoate polyprenyltransferase, mitochondrial, translated as MAAALLARLCRSAPWARGTPGLRAVRPPLAAAVPPPLRRPAAPLGPRSFSAAELVRAAPAPLQPYLRLMRLHQPAGTWLLYLPCTWSIGLAAAPGCLPDWRTLSLFGVGAVLMRGAGCTINDMWDRDYDRQVARTASRPLAAGDISTFQSLVFLGGQLSLALCVLLCLNYYSIILGAASLSLVITYPLMKRITYWPQLVLGLTFNWGALLGWSAIRGSCEWSVCLPLYFAGVMWTLVYDTIYAHQDKRDDIMIGVKSTALQFKEDTKQWLSGFSLAMLLSLCVAGMNCNQTFPYYSAVAAVGAHLAHQIYTLDIDKPEDCWKKFASNRTVGILLFLGIVLGNLWKQKDFKNVEEPSENR; from the exons ATGGCGGCGGCGCTGCTGGCGCGGCTGTGCCGGAGCGCCCCTTGGGCGCGGGGCACCCCCGGGCTCCGCGCCGTCCGCCCGCCCCTCGCCGCCGCCgtcccgccgccgctccgccgccccgccgcgcccctgGGGCCGCGCAGCTTCTCGGCGGCCGAGCTGGTGCGcgccgcgccggccccgctgcAGCCCTACCTGCGGCTCATGCGGCTGCACCAGCCCGCCG GGACGTGGCTGCTGTACCTGCCGTGTACGTGGAGCATCGGGCTGGCGGCCGCGCCCGGCTGCCTCCCGGACTGGCGCACGCTGTCCCTGTTCGGCGTGGGAGCCGTGCTCATGCGAGGGGCCGGCTGCACCATCAATGACATGTGGGACCGCGACTATGACAGACAG gTTGCAAGGACAGCAAGCAGACCCCTGGCAGCTGGAGATATCTCCACTTTCCAGTCCTTGGTTTTTCTCGGAGGACAGCTCAGCCTGGCACTCTGTGTGCTTCTGTGCCTGAATTACTACAG TATCATTCTGGGAGCAGCCTCTTTATCTCTTGTGATCACCTACCCTCTGATGAAGAGAATAACATACTGGCCACAGCTAGTTTTGG GACTTACATTTAATTGGGGAGCCCTTCTTGGCTGGTCTGCCATCAGAGGGTCGTGTGAGTGGTCTGTGTGCTTGCCCTTGTACTTTGCTGGGGTGATGTGGACGCTGGTGTACGACACCATTTATGCACATCAG GATAAGAGGGACGACATCATGATCGGTGTGAAGTCAACGGCGTTGCAGTTCAAGGAGGACACGAAGCAGTGGCTCAGTGGCTTCAGCCTGGCCATGCTCCTGAGTCTGTGCGTGGCAGGGATGAACTGCAACCAGACCTTCCCGTATTACTCGGCTGTGGCTGCCGTAGGGGCTCACCTGGCACACCAG ATTTACACTTTGGACATAGACAAGCCTGAAGACTGTTGGAAAAAATTTGCTTCAAATCGTACTGTAGGAATTCTGCTCTTCCTAGGGATTGTGCTTGGAAATCTGTGGAAACAAAAAGACTTCAAAAATGTAGAAGAGCCTTCAGAGAACAGATAG